GAAACGATTTAGTGCAGAGTTCTTTTTCTGCAAATCTACTGCCTCTTCGGCAGATGTAATAATATCTCCACGTAATTTGTTAAGACGAAACAGTCTTGCCTCGTAATCCTGATAAAGAAGTAAAATGTAAAggtcttcttttttcctttttcattctaatttttacGTACTAAGCAACTAAACAACAAATTAAGTGGGAACTGGGAAGGTCAGCAGCAAACCTGAAATAATTCATCTAGTTCGCAATGAAGAcatataggaccatcatcaacAGCTTGGCAAATTCGACAGAATCTCACACGTTCAATATCTGCTTCTTTTGGTTGCCCCATTGTCAAATCAATTTCCAGCAGCCGATCAAGCAAAGTTTTCCTAGAAGCTTCTAGTTGGTCCAGACGAGTCTGAATATGGTACTTCAAAGCAGCAATGCTACGGAATCTGGGCTAAAATCCACCAGAGTTAACTACCACGAAATGAAACTCAAAGAAGATAATACACAAACATGTACAATCAGTTACTTCACTCATTTAGACAGATCAGCAATAGCTGAGATGGCTTTGCATATGGATTTATCTTACAAGATTCCCTggcatattatttcttctctttccaACAAAATAACTTCCTCAATCACTTAATTTCAACGATGACAATGCACCAACATTTTATGCTATTAGTTTAGATTCATTTGCTAGCTCATGATTCAAGCACATGTTCCGGTTAAGAATTAAGCtcttctgtttttcttttttctgattACTGAAGGCTTTCAAGCTATCCTCATAGCCTAATCAACCTATAGATAACCCCAAATttacaacaaaaagaaaaaagaaaaaaaaaatgagaaaattaaaagggaaatataaaagatattaaaagttttaatgaTATTGGATTCAATTCCAAGGCATTACAATTCTACAGAAGACTGCAGGGCAGAAGCTCACAAAAATAGCCAAGAAAATCACTGTCATGCAGCAAACTAAAGGACAAAAActaatcttttaaaatgatcCATTCAAATACTCTATAACACCACAAATAGCAGTGTATCTCAAagtaacttattttctttctaccACCAGAAGCTTTCCATTTGAAACCAACAAATTCTGAAGTATGTAATCACACCAAACTCTCGTTAAATTGACCAAAAAGGAAAACCTAATAGCCCATGGCATTTCCTAAAGTAAAACTAGTGAATATGACCCCTTGATTCCATTAACATGTTATACTAAGGTAGTGGTATCCACTGCTCAGCCCACGAACCAATTTTCTGTTATAATCATGGTGTTTTTTCTGATGCAACTATAGTTTAATGAATCAAGCATCcagaaagaaataattataaaatgccATTCACCATAGAAAATTGAAAGCTTATgccatttataatattttgaaaaaagagCAAGATGAATAAATTTCTCTCACCAAAATATAACCAACATCTAGAGAATGGACTGTAGGAACAAAACCCAAGCCATCTCATTTTCATGCTAACTCTAGCTTAGAAGGTCACAAGAAAAATGCCTGAGATGCATATCACTATTAATGTGAGAGCCAATGTATATTTTTGACAAGGACAAAGGAAAAgtcaaagaaaaatctaagaTAGATACTGACTGGGAGGCAATTCTGGATGACCTCGAATTGTTAAGAGTTCCTGAGACAGCTTCTTCAatcttttttatcaaatctCTTTTGAAGTCCTTGTTCAGCTCAGCATGATAAAGAGCATTCAACCACCATGCTGAGTGCTGATTTTCTCCGTCACTGATTGCATTACAAACCTTCAAACAGAAAGAACTTTTCTTGAACTCCGATTGTTcagaacaaaaaaataatataggaaaagaagaataattCTAGAAGTTATTTTGTTTAGATGTTGatgaaaataatcaaaatatatcaTGACATAGTCCATCATTTGGGGCATAGAGATTTATATCTTCTAAGAAGAAACAGTATGCTTTGGCAGGGCATGTTGATAACATAGATGTCAGCAGTTATGCATGagatataacaaatattatacGGACCGGAAAGGAGAAAACATACCTGCATGTATGACTTTCTGAAGTCTTTTTGAGCCATAGAAAGCTTTGCAGTGAACATGGATAGGTATTTCTGTTTTAATTCTTCACAAGTTGCTTTCAAATATCCCTCGCTGAAGGATCTAGATGGTAAATTGGATTTATCATCACCTCCCTTGTCACCATTTAAGGCATTTTCTGatgcaaataaaatattttcagtaTCAACAGTAAAGTCTGAATCATGCTCTCCACTAACTTTTTGTCTCTTTAGAGCATTAGTTTCCCATTCTTCACATGTCTGTAACTTGAAGACCTTTCCAGAGTTTCCGTGTAACTGTTGCCCATTTGAGGAGAGATGGGTTGAGCAGTCAGTGACAACCGGAAGTATCTCAGCAAGGTTGTGATGAATGTGAATATTCAACAAAGGGTCTAAGCGGAAATCTTCAGAGTGTTCTTCAGTCACAGCCAATGCTTCTCTGTATAATAATGCAGCTTGAGAAAATTTTTGCTCAATTATAGCTATCCCTGCCAGTGCATTTAAAGCAACAACTAACTTCCTGAGAGCTTCCTCCCCCTCTATCTTGGTCTTACCAATAAGAACCTATAAGAAAAGTcccaataaataaaaagaaccaGTGGCTAAAGTTTCTTAAGAAAATGTTCATAAAagattttccattttttaaCTTACCATTAATATTTCCTCCATAGTCATGGGGGATTGTTGAACGGAACGCAGTCCAGAACTTCCCACTTGAGGATGGCAGCAGGCCTGGCGAAGCTTCAAGAGTGAGTTGAGTAGCTTTGCAGCCTCTGCATGAGTGATGAAAGGATCTGCTGAATCATTAGGAGGTGGACAACCTGGTTGAAGCAAGCATTAAAATATTccagaatttaaaataaggcTTTCTAGTtggttataaattatattatattctttcAAACGAATCGACTCTTAATTTTAGATGAAGGTGCAGGACAGCATACCAAAACCTGGGACTCTTCTTTTGAGAATGTCATCTTTCAAACTGTCAATAACTTCACGGGCATAACTGACACAAGTTTCATGCTGTCTCTGGTAAAAGTGCTCTTCAATGGCTGAAAAGGCGAGCCAAGATACGCACTCTTCTTGAGGTGGGAGCTGTAGCTCACCGGCAACATGTACTTTTGAAGAACGCCACATAATTTGCttgaaaaaattatgtgtAAAATCCATTGCTCCTACATCCCCCCTCTGAAAAGGTCAGaagctaaatattaaaatttgcaCGATATACAAATATCTTTACCTCAAAGGAAACTCCGGCCAACTAGTCAAGGAGTAGACCAAACAAAACATAGAAGAGATTCAGAGTAAGAAGATGATACATGAAGATGCAAGGTTGCACCAAAACATCTACATGTTAAATAAAGCATAATAGTGAGGTTCCCTCTTGATCTTTATAATCATGTAAATAAAGCCACTTAGCATATACTAGTTTGTATGACTGTCACATACCTCATATGGATCTCTTATAACATCAATCCACCACCGAGAAACATTAAAAGGGCTTGCTTTAAGGAATCTTAGAAGTCCATATAAGTCATCAAGTTTCCGTTGTATAGGAGTCCCTGTAATACACCAACGGTACTTAGCAGATAATCGAAGAGCCATTTCTGCCGCAGCAGCAGCATTACTCTCCACCATTTGAGCCTCATCCAAGCACACCCTCCACCAAAATATTCTGGTGAGAAGAGTTGGAATAACAGGATACCTACAATGTATGGCCACCAGATCATCTCCACATTTTCTGTTCAAAGAATTCTGCAACTATAATCTAGTTGCACTTTACCTATCTGAAATGAATCATTGGAGAAGTCTAAACTCTTTTAAACTTTACtataaattagaattagtAGGTGagaaaatacaattttttttaacatgtgCTTATGCATATGATTTACATTGTAGACTATATTCTACCCAGTGCAAATTTCTCACAAATTAACCACCACTTCTGGAAAACAGCTCAAAAAATAAGCCAATTTTCAGCAAAAACAATAGGTATtctaacaaaagaaataaatcacaAGGTTTATAAGAACCTCTTCTGGAATCTCAGAAAGTGTCGATCGCCTTCATGCCTATCAGAATCATGTGACAAATCCTCTTTAAGCACATCGTATGTCGTTAGTACAATGTCAGCACTAACAAGTTCACTAATATCCATTGCAGATCTATTTGAAAGAGATGTATCTCGCACACCTTCATATACACAAGTTTTCAAGGAACCTGGACGTGTATgactaagaaaagaaattaagaaaatcaaGTCAGTACAAATTCGCTGCATCAGAACAACATTGCATGCTAACAAGTGATGGTATCAAATTTAACATTCCCCGCATCAATTAGTTTTAGAAAAATGTAATGAAAAAGGACTTTTCCATCCCAAGAAAGGGGATAAGGAATATTGCGAGTAATGTTAATGTTACTTAGGTCCAGGGAATAGAGCAATACATGCATCGAGAGAACATACAAACACGGAGGTGGAAAGTTCATTATACTCTTGACAAAAATACACTCTAAAAGATCATACCCAAAGGAATTATGGCACAAGTAAAAGTCATTTCTAAGAAACTTAAGTTGAACAGCCAACATATGAAAACTCTCTTACTTTAATCTTATTTTACAAGTTTAACAAATCAACAAACCAGAAGTTATACCGTGCAATTTCAGCATGCCACTGGGGTAATATAGGAGCTGGACAGACAATAAGAGTGGCACCAGTAGctataggagattcattagCTTGTATCAATTCAGAGCACATCTGGCAAACATGCTCTCCATCTCTCTCAACAAAGTTTATTGTAgttttctttctatatttttgtACCTCAATTGCTGacctcttcttttttcccttagttGAATAACCAACACAGTCTGCATGTTGCCAAGCATCACAAATGTCGCACTGTACCCACAGCCCTCTATATTTATAGCTTTCACTCACAGCTCCACATATGCACTCAACACGCTCTTGTTTCAATCTTTTACGATCAATTTTCTGATCCCCAGAATCTTGCCAtgtattatcaataaagatgCCATCTTCGCATGCTGACTTCCGATGGGCAAATATGCAGGCAAGTAGTTCAACTGTCTTACCCAAACCCATCTCATCTGAGGCAGTCATAAATGACCATAGTCACTATTCTAACATCACAATAAGggaaacttttaattataattaattttttcctttttatgttCATAGATCAATTATAGTTTTtgttggagaaaataatcccatataggaaaactaaaagaaaataaagtggAATGTATGTGGTGTAGATTGGGTCTTTAGCATAAGCCAATTGGTTTTGTGCAACGTGAGGTTCCAACACCACTTATATGGCCACCGATATCATTTGGCCCAACACTTTCAGGCTCATGGAGTTTCTACAATTTTCAATCTCTTGACATGTGAAATGCATAAGTAAAGAACCAATGTTTAGCACATATCTTTAATCCCTCATTCTCTCAAGAAATTTGAAATCAAGTTTAACAATTTTGGGAAAAAAGGCACAAGAAAAAGCTTTAGAAATAGGTTGAGACAAGCTTGCATATTCTCTGCAGTCAAATACTTCTAGTCCTCATTCATGAGGGACCAGTTTTCCAAAGAGGTAGATCAGCCTCTtgattttaaacttttttatcccTAGTGTTGAAAAAATTCTGATTCTGAGTAGAAATTTCTAAAAGGACATTGCAAGCTCACTTTCAGGAATTAGACAAATGGAGGAGAAACTATAGTAAATTAGCGATGGGACATACCAGCAAGAATCCCACCAAAGATATGCGGTGAAGAAATATCTGGACACAATGAAACATTGCCACTGCAAATAATTTACAGTAAATATAAGTAAGCAAGAAAGAGCACTTGGCAGGGAAAGGGGTTCATCTTGCGAAAGGAATTAGGACTTTTACCATCTATGCTGAGCCAATAATTATACCTGAATGGATTATAGAACATTGTTAAACAACTGTCGAGAAAATCCACAGGCATgcataaaggagaaaagaattgacttctttccttttctattgAATCTCTTGAATGTCCTTTCTCTTGTTGTAACATCCAGTAAGCTGCACGACGCTGATATGGTCTCAGCACAGGAAGTAAGTCAGGTAGGTCATCATTGAGTGTTGGACTGGATctgtaagaaaaaaataataatcagtGGTCAAAA
The nucleotide sequence above comes from Ricinus communis isolate WT05 ecotype wild-type chromosome 6, ASM1957865v1, whole genome shotgun sequence. Encoded proteins:
- the LOC8276626 gene encoding E3 ubiquitin-protein ligase SHPRH; amino-acid sequence: MGRRKQARPNRSGGLVIANSASEAELDKQKAPKTDSAEKAIPVSRPYYVEVDKSNWVSNDHFDISEVILNDLNLGEAYSSCRIKSNFSQESKYSLRVRVCNVDGFVLDRIKLGYWPVLSSSDISLECIEESMVEDKEMQSVIFSGSFDGPDEGITSLVHLISMEFLTLRPVLGFNYSEEMMSLRVRVEILKKAFDSCKSLLENTRQLWKKSMMNVMAWLRPEVVTSEARYGVTKSTEVDLVGEMGNDISYSRKRPRFDVAGFYEAIKPSKSSPTLNDDLPDLLPVLRPYQRRAAYWMLQQEKGHSRDSIEKERSQFFSPLCMPVDFLDSCLTMFYNPFSGNVSLCPDISSPHIFGGILADEMGLGKTVELLACIFAHRKSACEDGIFIDNTWQDSGDQKIDRKRLKQERVECICGAVSESYKYRGLWVQCDICDAWQHADCVGYSTKGKKKRSAIEVQKYRKKTTINFVERDGEHVCQMCSELIQANESPIATGATLIVCPAPILPQWHAEIARHTRPGSLKTCVYEGVRDTSLSNRSAMDISELVSADIVLTTYDVLKEDLSHDSDRHEGDRHFLRFQKRYPVIPTLLTRIFWWRVCLDEAQMVESNAAAAAEMALRLSAKYRWCITGTPIQRKLDDLYGLLRFLKASPFNVSRWWIDVIRDPYERGDVGAMDFTHNFFKQIMWRSSKVHVAGELQLPPQEECVSWLAFSAIEEHFYQRQHETCVSYAREVIDSLKDDILKRRVPGFGCPPPNDSADPFITHAEAAKLLNSLLKLRQACCHPQVGSSGLRSVQQSPMTMEEILMVLIGKTKIEGEEALRKLVVALNALAGIAIIEQKFSQAALLYREALAVTEEHSEDFRLDPLLNIHIHHNLAEILPVVTDCSTHLSSNGQQLHGNSGKVFKLQTCEEWETNALKRQKVSGEHDSDFTVDTENILFASENALNGDKGGDDKSNLPSRSFSEGYLKATCEELKQKYLSMFTAKLSMAQKDFRKSYMQVCNAISDGENQHSAWWLNALYHAELNKDFKRDLIKKIEEAVSGTLNNSRSSRIASQFRSIAALKYHIQTRLDQLEASRKTLLDRLLEIDLTMGQPKEADIERVRFCRICQAVDDGPICLHCELDELFQDYEARLFRLNKLRGDIITSAEEAVDLQKKNSALNRFYWNLSGTNRSSTSSDDANDASKRRDAGERVVVSKSPSELEVVLGVVKSYCKMQLGKEGISAASKQLHILEGMRKEYSHARSLAVAQAQILHAHDEIKMATSRLHLRENEDDNSLDALGPNELESASVLQSSEKFISLTLLSRIKGRLRYLKGLVLSKQKPPPESSSNSSLTQEMATMSTSEEKMSDDLPKDDEEACPICQEKMHNQKMVFQCGHVTCCKCLFAMTEHHDNKFQCKWVMCPTCRQHTDFRNIAYADDRNDKSCNSAVLNTVQGYEKCEASLIVQGSYGTKIEAITRRILGIKSSDPEAKVLVFSSWNDVLDVLEHAFNANGITYIRMKGGRKAHISISQFRGQKSNTIGNHRVHSQKESPKPIQVLMLLVQHGANGLNLLEAQHVVLVEPLLNPAAETQAISRVHRIGQENRTLVHRFMVKNTVEESIYKLNRSRNTSSFISGNTKNQDQQLLTLKDVESLFTSTVPKGDEELTESLRHLPPSAAAAIAAERRLKENTA